Part of the Miscanthus floridulus cultivar M001 unplaced genomic scaffold, ASM1932011v1 fs_278_1_2, whole genome shotgun sequence genome, tatttctctatgaagttcaacacctcctctagaatgtatgcctctgcaatggaagcctcaattttggctttatttctatattttttatgaagagtcttcagacatctctcgattggatagcactaatggttctgcatgggcccccccatccatgcctcatatgggaggtgcacaatcaaatgttgcatcggcaagaagaagccgggtggaaatatcttctccaacttacaaagcaacacCGGTGCCGCTTTTTCTAAGTCATCAATGAGGTCTGAGAGAGCtcattggcacaaagctggcggaataagtagctcaactctaccagcacttgctagacatgcaccaggacatagcctcgaaccatcgccggaagaagccgctcaatccatatgtggtagtcatgactcttcatcccgtttactcgcagagtgcctaagttcactcccctctttagattcactgcatacccatcaggggaCATTAGCGTCTttatccattcaagtacttccctcctttggtcctttttcaagacaaaatcggccttaggccttctccaggtcttaccacgactaggaggctgcatctcttgatttggtctatcgcacaatgttgccaggtccactcgagccttagggttgtccttagacttttcagtgtctatgagtgttgcccaaagtgcctcggcgacattcttttcagtatgcattacatcaatgttatgtggcagaagaaggtcatcgaaataggggagccttgtcatgcccgagatatgagtccacatatgttgctcaccatatcccacaaaaccatcttcttcattaggcacgagagcatctatctgagcatgaacctcgtcaccagtcatcatccgtggtgcagggtttgtcactttgacacctttcgtaaagttcttgatgtcttgtctgaatggatggtcaagatgtaggaattgacgatgtttgtcgaacgacaaatacttgccacccttctgcaaccaaatgaacctcacaccttccttgcatattaggcatgggaacttcccgtgaacacaccagacgcagaatatcccatacactaggaagtcatgcagggaatagtggtaccaaatgtgcattttgaaggttgtctttgtagctcgatcgtatgtccataccccttcgtcccaagcatggaccaattcatcaaacacgggctccatgaacacacccatattactcccttggtgtccaggaattatcaacgacaagaatacgttatgtcgttgaaaggagacaccaggggggagattaagggggataacaaagatgggccaacatgtgtatggggcagccatcattccataaggattgaacccatctgttgctagcatgacatgtacattacgagcctcatctgctttgtcatgatatttgtcattaaagcggatccaagcttcaccatcggatggatgtaccatcttgtcaggattgtaccgtttgccatttttgtgccatgtcatctgtttcgtagattcctcggtcatgtatagccgttggatcctcagtaggaacggaaggtaccgtaggattttcacggggatcataagttgcctcttctggccatcatcaaagtctacctccaggtacctagaggatttacactttggacagaactttgcatgctcgtgttctttcctaaataggacgcacccattTAGACAaccatgtatctgctcatacggcatcttaagtgctcgaaggagtttctgtgactcgtacatgctctttggcagaatgtggccctccggaagtagggtgccaatcacagccaacatcttatcgaagccaggtcgactcaagtttaactcgaacttcaaccccattaagcgtccaatggcatccagttgagacaccattgaccgatcatgaaggggtttctgtgctgagtccatcatgtcgtagaacgcttgtgcggctgcctccatctcctccttctcacgtccctcatcgaactatccttggtgaaagtcatctaacatgtctagtaccccggcatcagcatcaaaagcctccacctgtggtctcaccacctcctctctcatatgatgggcttcaccatggtggacccaccgggtgtagtccggcgtaaatccattcttcacaagatgtttacccatttccaccttgtttaccctcctcctgtttccacatttgctgcagggacacaaatctaggcaatgtcctttagcagccttgccaaatgcactgttcaagaaagcatcggtcttgttcatccataccatggtgtaatcactctgacttctccaacccatgtacatccactaacggtcctccatcttctaacatatgtatcagcgagtaatgtaaccatcaattgcatctacatggtgttcctactatctaataggtgaggataggtcctaatcccacccgcggatgcgtagatgaggttagtttctatgctctactcctatccgagacagaatttcggcagcacctccccgctgttctctagatacacatcCTGcctaagaagagtgcgtatccggagaacaacagggaggtgatgccaaaactctgtctcagaccggagtagaccatggaaactaacccatctacgcatccatgaGCTGttcaaaaaacgtggacaatccgaaatagatacggtcatagatatgcaaagatctacatacctccaaccgtatctctttcgaacgggagacgcctaactaggttccgcgatctacgaccatgatacggaaagaggggttatacctagggtggcaggtcggtgcagtggcgaggcggtgCGGTGCAGGCAAAccggcacggcgacgggaactctgactcggctccgacgggctcttctctacaaaaatggaacaaaatactgtcatttaaaaaaaaatcagcagaacctcccctgcacagtgaggtttccaaaacctacaaaaaaacagcggcacgatggccgacaagcacagtagtctcaagagaagccatgtaatttggatatcaatccatatagaagaatatatccaactagtaccactacttctactactacttccactattgctactactactaccactagttctactacaactaccaccactattgctacaactactaccactagttctactactactactaccactacttctactactactaccactaattttactactactactaccactacttctaatactactactaccactagcactacgagtacaactaatactactacaactatcactaccaagacaacaaaaaagagagaaggcatacctgatggGCGCCGggagtaggggcgggcggcgtcgagGTCGGGCACGGGCGCAGCCGGGGGCAGagccggccgggggcagggccggtCGGGGGCAGaaccggccgggggcagggcgcgcgggcgcgcggcggcgcgggcgagcgaTGGCGCGGGCGTGCGGCGGCAGGGGCGGTGGCGGCATGGGCGCGGAGGCGGTTTCGGCGCGGGCGTGGGTGCGGTGACAGTCTGACTGGCTGGCCAGCCGAATCACTTAagtcacatgtagagatgtcctggtttgtaagcatcgtacatgacaatgTGCACGAaaacttctgaaatttttatcatagcctccatatatgatatcatgacatctcaacaaatttcatgattttcggacttcgtttgctttttatagaatttaaaaacacttcgcacgcaagttcgcggtcatgtttcgtgaacaagatgtccgaaattttgggtccattcctggatacggcctcacactacactcagtaacatgactatcattttttgaatcattaaattccagtattcgtaccacgtgcagttcaaaattatattttttgaaaaaatccaAGTAAAAGATAtgaagtaactaaatatatcaaaaagccataaaaaatctccaaattctaactaggagttcctggtgccttaaaagggctgcacaaaaaatttagaggcccaaaaaaaactttgccgagtgccggggcatggcactcggcaaagggggtctttgccgagtgccatggataaggcactcggcaaagaaggttttcaatttttttttaaatttcctctttgccgattgccttaacagggcactcggcaaagacattttttaaaaaaaaaataaatatttgccgagtgccagagcggagacactcggcaaagaaatttaaaaaaaaattctttaccgagtgcctaacagcaggcactcggcaaagaaggccgtggcCGAACACCATTACACGGGccagcctttaccgagtgtcgagcttttgccgagagtctgacactcggcaaataagtcctttgccgagtgcccttctttgccgagtgctaggtaCTTGGCAatgaactctttgccgagtgcaattctttgtcgagtgcggcactcggcaaagaaggtctttgccgagtgcccgattttttatattcggcaaaaaattttgcactcggcaaagcctctatTTCCAGTAGTGAATGATAGTCAATATAAAAAATCAATTATTGGGTGTGCTGATAAGAAAGCAGGAGGTAATTATATCGAAATCAGACGTATCTAGGACAAGGACACCAGTTGTCAACAAGACTTTGCAGCAAGCAAATTCTTTGGCTAGAGAAGCATCCAGTTTCCAGCTGAAGACTCATAATTATTGCCATAATATGTTGTCGGAGTCCAAGCCAAGAGTTTGGCATTTACAGAAGAGACCACAatgtccaaacattgcatataTAGGCCCCGAGACCATTGGAGATCGTATGGTTGGGCTTCATTTCTACCCCGCCAACGTGTGTACCATGGTGTACTTCGCGAGGTACGTGTAATTATAATGATTCATGGTTTGGTACGTTCTATTCCTTGGATGTTTCATGAGATTCATATTCTAGTTTGGCTTTTTGCAAAAGGGATACAATATTTATGATCAATTATTATTGGCATTTCAAGAATATTGTTATGGACTGTGCTTACATGTTGAAATAGGCCAAAATATTTGATGGATAAAAATAGTTGTGTATTAGATACTAGAATATATTTCTGCTATAATAGCATGCTCAAAGAAATACAAGAAAACTATGAATATGACCGATGGGTGTGTTGACATTGTCCTCAGTATTAGAGCAAAGGATGCTTATTTTTCGGCAGACAAGCTTCACCGAAAAATATGGAGGCATATGTTGACGCTCAAATTTGGCGTAAGATGTATTTCATGGAGTCATCGAGTAGCCAAATTTGACTTATAAATTGATACGTTTAAACCTAGTAGAACTTGTATGGTACTGCAAATTCTCATCCTCATATGTATTTGTATATACTGGAGGGTCCGCATAGATGTAATCAACGACGCCGAATTATTAGATTCGACCATATTCAATAATTTTTACACATACCTCTGTGGTATTGTATGCCTAGGGGTCACTTCTATTTATTAGTGATATTATTAGCTCCTCCTACATTCTGTACATTCTTATACACAACATCTTTGCATCCTTATTCCCCATGAGAAGGACTGCAGCAGCTATATTTCAACTATCCTTACAAGACTAGGCGCAGTTGTGTGGTAAATGGTGTATGCTGGTAGGACATAAATATGTATTCGACAATTCAGAATGAGAAGCAATTCCATTTCCGAGCTTTCTTAGCTGGTGCTGCCTTGCCCCTTAGGATGAGAAGTGATTTTCATTCGGCGTCGCATGTGATCACTGGCCGCTGCTTCCTCTCCAGGCTGCAGCATCTCAGCGCCAACTTGAGCAGTCGCTCGGACTCCACCTCCGGCCAGAGTCCGGCAGACACGTCCAGCAAGATGTGCAACTTCACCGCCCCTCGCACTTTCTCGGCGATGTTGAGGCCATCCAGCCCCGTGAGAAGTTGCAGGATCACCACACCGAACGCGTACACGTCCGACTCCGTGGTGAGCTCGCCTGTCGTGAAGAACACAGGGTCCATGTACCCCATAGTGCCCATCGGGTTCGTGCCCCGGATGATGGTCTCCTCCTCAAGCGGCTTCGCGTGCACCATCCGCGCCGTCCCGAAATCTCCCAGCCGGCTCGCGTCGCCGGCATCGAGGAGGAAATTGGTCAGCTTCATGTCGGCGTGGATAACGGCGTTGGGGCGGTGAGAGTGGAGATACGCCAGCGCAGACCGCAGCTCGACGAGGATCCTGACGCGGTCCTCCCACGGGAGCCCCTTGGAGAGCCTGTCTAGGAGCGTGCCATTGGGGAGGTACTCGTACACGAGGGTACAGGACTCCTGGCAGACTCCAATCAGCCTCACAATGTGTGGATGCTCCAGTTTGCTCAGCACCATTACCTGTGCGATGGAGATCCAAACAGCCTTCTGGGTTAGTAAGGTGTATTAACTCTTTATCGTGTGCGTTTTTCTGATGAAAAGAACCCTTTGCCTTTTGCAACAAGCTGTTTGTTACAGGTAAGATGATAACTACTAATTATTCTACATGCACGGGGTGCCAAAATGTGAAGAAATAGTGATACCAATTACCAAATGCAGAGTGCTACTACGTAAAGATCAGATTCAATAACACTATACGTGCATACGGTGCATTTTACTCTCCCTAGTGTATGCATACATTTTCTTTGTTCTAAATGTTGCAGTGCAATTGACCAGATGCCTTTGGATGGGTGTGAGCATTTTTCAGTACATTTAATTCAAATACTAGATAGAATGGTTGTATTTAGAGTAtgttacctttttttttttgaagaaaagagTATCTTACCTCTTGCTGATACTCTGAGAAACCTTGTGTACCATGAGGCCTCAATGACTTGATAGCCACAGGCATGCCATCTAGGTCTCCTTTGTACACTGGCCCATATCCGCCTTCTCCAATGATATTTTCTGAGTGGAAGTTATTGGTCGCTTTCCTAATTTGTGAAATTGAGAACTGGACAATGTGCTCTGGAATTTGCAGCTCTGGATATCTTGGCTCAGCAAAACACTTCTCTGGTGAAGTGGCAGTTTGCATTGTTAACAAGCTGTATTATTcatgattgtgcacctccccttGCAGCTCCTTCAGTTTCTTTTGGAGTTTGTCAATTTCCTCCTGTTCAAAGGCAACATGAAGTGCTGAGTATCCAAACTGATAAGCAGTAAGGAGTCGCACAACTATACGTAGATTGTTAAATCAATCTCAAAACTACAAATTTAGGAAGTTGCATAAAAAACACATATGTAACATGTCAAAGTATCACAAAAACTGCATATATAATCTACCATGTTTCACGAAATTACAAATTTTATGCCTCAATGGCTCACAAAACTACGCATTTCAGCCAGATGAGATGTGTGATTTTGTGATACATTGACCTACTGATTGTTTAGATTTGTCATACATTACATataaaattttaagttttttgCGATACATTACACATCAAATCTGTTTTGTGATACAACTCCTTAAATTTTGTTTTTTAAGAACAAGAGGGCATACTACATTTGTAGGTATGCGACATATATACCTATTAATTAAATCTGTAGTTTCCCATTAACAATCTAACTTTAGTTTTGCCAAATTTCGTAACTCATGTTTTTTATGGTCAGTAACAAGTAGTGCTTTTTTTTTACTGAAATTGGAAAGGAGTCCCTTAATATGCTTTTattaaaaaagaataaaataagATATTTACAAAAAAAGGAGGAAAAGAATGTACAAATGGAAATATTTAGAGACTTCGACCAAAAGGTTATGTCTATATTCAACAGCAACAATGAGATTCCAATAGTTCAATTTTATCATGGGGCATGCATTTTATTTTCTGTATGTGCCTATTTTCCCGAACCTGTCTGATTGATGTTTTCAAATTATTTGCATTATTATCCTTTTTGTTTTGAATGAATGATTATTGTCATAAGCTTAATAAACAAAAAATATTGCTAACTTTCTGTGTGTCCATAGCTAACTAAGGCCTATGGCTCTGTTTTAGGAGTACAACCTGAGCAAAAGTATGTGTCATGTAGCTTTTACCATAATCTTTGCAGGTTTTTCACCCTTAGAAAAGTTCTCCATCTGGCAAGTGCTGGATTTCTCAGTGGGTTTTTCAGTTGTTGTGTCATCTTCCTGCACATCATGGATGAAGTAAGGATTCAAATATATCGTACCTACACAATGCAGAGTTCAGAAAAAATAACAAGTGGAGTTTGTCTATTTCCTCCTGTCCAAAggcaattttttttaataatggaaCTTATTCGGGCATTTTACATCCTCTGGCTCATGCAGCCAATTGTTCAATAACTACAGAATACTAATATGGAGCTCATAGTACGTACTCTGCATTTCCGAGCTCGTTCATGTATAGATGCCAAAATATCTGAGCTGCTTCCATATCCAATATTTCCATTGTTCTCCATATGATCATTGCTGTGTATTTTACAATGATTGTGTAGATCGAGTCAATTCCAGATTTAATCCAGATGTTACTGAAACAATGTCATCCAGTGTCATTGACTTCGTAGAATATCTTGATTATACCtagtggagatgtgtttaccATTCAGGACCAGCCAAACTTGACAGCATCGTCTAAGCACCTCTTGTGTTGATATGTTCCTGCATATCTTAGTTTAATTTTTTAATACTACGATAGGAATATTTGTTTAGTTTTACCTGTGTACAAGCATTACATAAAGGAGTACATGTCAAGATGATATTGTGAATGAGTATATATATCTAGTTCTAACCTTGAACCGATGACAATTCTCTTAATTTTGAGCTTCTTTACCAGGTTCACAACACCAGCAACAATGTCACGGTATGTAAAATAATATGCAATAACCTGCAGGAACATATAGCTGTTTACAAAACATGTTTGGTGCCAAATTTTTACATTGTTATGCTTAGGTTTCAGGGAGCCTATGGTAATATTAATACTAGTTCAGTTTGTAAAGCCTGTAGTTGAGAACTTCCCACTTAGGCTCAAACTTGGGTTCTCTCAAATTACCTCCGTGTGCACCCTCTTTTTAAGACAAAGCCAAGGTTAACAATAATATGGCTTTGTCCACCTGACTGCTATATGAAGATGGGAAGACGTTCATTTGGAGAGGGATTCATGGCTACACAGACATCAGGAAAAGAGGTAATTAATACTACAGAACCAAAATGTTCTTAATATTACTAGTCCGCGCCCAATATAATGCTCGCTCTTATGAGTCATTTTGGCTCTTTCCAAACCAGAAACTAACTTGATCTTGCTTCTAAAAAAAAACTTGATCTTGCTTCTATAAATGGAGAGTGTTGCTTTCCAGCTTGGTTTGACTTGGCCTATATATTTTAACTTAGTTAATAATCAATcaattccattatctaaaaagttAATCATTCAATGGAGAAATAATTTGTGCTGCCTGTTTTGTTTATCAGTTACATTGAATGCAATTGGTTGCCAAAATCACTACATGACAATGAG contains:
- the LOC136531107 gene encoding U-box domain-containing protein 70-like; this translates as MQTATSPEKCFAEPRYPELQIPEHIVQFSISQIRKATNNFHSENIIGEGGYGPVYKGDLDGMPVAIKSLRPHGTQGFSEYQQEVMVLSKLEHPHIVRLIGVCQESCTLVYEYLPNGTLLDRLSKGLPWEDRVRILVELRSALAYLHSHRPNAVIHADMKLTNFLLDAGDASRLGDFGTARMVHAKPLEEETIIRGTNPMGTMGYMDPVFFTTGELTTESDVYAFGVVILQLLTGLDGLNIAEKVRGAVKLHILLDVSAGLWPEVESERLLKLALRCCSLERKQRPVITCDAE